The proteins below are encoded in one region of Citrobacter enshiensis:
- the plsY gene encoding glycerol-3-phosphate 1-O-acyltransferase PlsY, whose amino-acid sequence MSAIAPGMILFAYLCGSISSAILVCRIAGLPDPRQSGSGNPGATNVLRIGGKGAAVAVLAFDVLKGMLPVWGAYALGVSPLWLGLIAIAACLGHIWPVFFGFKGGKGVATAFGAIAPIGWDLTGVMAGTWLLTVLLSGYSSLGAIVSALIAPFYVWWFKPQFTLPVSLLSCLILLRHHDNIQRLWRRQETKIWTKLKKKSEKDPE is encoded by the coding sequence ATGAGTGCAATCGCGCCTGGAATGATCCTCTTCGCGTACCTCTGCGGCTCAATTTCCAGCGCCATTCTGGTCTGCCGCATCGCTGGACTGCCCGACCCGCGTCAGAGCGGTTCCGGTAATCCGGGCGCGACCAATGTGTTACGAATCGGTGGCAAGGGAGCGGCCGTAGCAGTACTGGCTTTCGACGTCCTGAAAGGGATGTTGCCCGTCTGGGGCGCATACGCGTTAGGCGTCAGCCCTCTCTGGCTGGGGTTGATTGCGATCGCTGCCTGTCTGGGGCATATCTGGCCGGTCTTCTTTGGTTTTAAAGGTGGCAAAGGCGTTGCTACCGCATTTGGCGCGATAGCGCCGATTGGTTGGGACTTAACGGGCGTCATGGCGGGCACCTGGTTGCTGACCGTGTTACTGAGCGGCTATTCATCGCTCGGCGCTATTGTCAGCGCCCTGATAGCACCATTCTATGTCTGGTGGTTTAAACCGCAGTTCACCCTCCCGGTCTCCTTGCTGTCGTGCCTGATTTTGCTGCGTCACCATGACAACATCCAGCGACTGTGGCGTCGCCAGGAGACGAAGATCTGGACAAAACTGAAGAAGAAGAGCGAAAAAGATCCTGAGTGA
- the folB gene encoding bifunctional dihydroneopterin aldolase/7,8-dihydroneopterin epimerase has product MDIVFIEQLSVITTIGVYDWEQTIEQKLVFDIEMAWDNRKSAKSDDVADCLSYADIAETVVNHVEGSRFALVERVAEEVADLLLARFNSPWVRIKLSKPGAVARAANVGVIIERGNNLKENN; this is encoded by the coding sequence ATGGATATTGTATTTATAGAGCAACTTTCGGTCATCACCACTATCGGTGTTTACGACTGGGAACAGACAATTGAACAGAAACTGGTGTTCGATATCGAAATGGCGTGGGACAACCGCAAATCAGCCAAAAGCGATGATGTGGCGGATTGTCTAAGCTATGCTGACATTGCCGAAACGGTTGTCAATCACGTGGAAGGCAGTCGTTTTGCGCTGGTTGAAAGGGTGGCAGAAGAGGTTGCCGATCTGCTGTTGGCACGGTTTAATTCTCCGTGGGTGCGTATCAAGCTCAGTAAACCCGGCGCCGTGGCGCGTGCGGCGAATGTCGGCGTAATCATTGAGCGTGGCAATAATCTGAAAGAAAATAATTAA